The DNA window TGCACGCGAGTCACAGCTGGTTTTGGAGTCCCTCAAAGTGTGGAATAGCTCATTAGAAAGAGATTTGACATCTGAGGAATTTGGATGGCGATCTAAATTAGGAACTTTGAACACCCTCTCAGAATTTTAGGAATGCCTGGATCTCCAAGGTTCACTGAAAGTCCCTGTTGATATTTGACAGATTTGTTCAGTTCAGCCAATTTCTGTTCTAGCACTCTTTAAAAATTGCTCTTTGCGGTATCTTCTAATGCAAATTTCTTCCAATACAAGCATCTCTAAGGACTGAGTAAGTGAAATGGGACGTAGTGTGTTGTTCAAGCACATTACCTGCTTGCTGAGAGAAGTTGCAGAATCACTCCACCTCTTCCCCGCTGGAAAACGTCCAGTGAGTTAGcttgttgctttgctttttatataaaacCACCCCAACACCAAACCTTTCACAGCAGGTGACTTCATCTAATTCTATCTCGTGGACTGCAATTTTGTTCTTAATGTTGCTGTCatgtaaagaaataaagcacataATTGGGACGCCCCGGTGCAGCTATTAAATTCAGCTGTTTTCGCTAAGAGCCTCAATGGTAACAGCCTTTCTTTTAAGAGGCTGTAAATCTGACATTCAGATCTAGCTGGCTGCGGTTGCCCCGTGAAAAACACTTGTTCCTTTCAGTGGCtcctaaatatatatacttcttTTAAGTAAAATCTCTTTGAATTTGATGAGTGTGCCTTACAGGAGTTGAAATGGATGAGGAATTCAGTTTAGTCTCTGTATCTCAGACCTGAAGGAAACGGACCTGTGGTGCATAAGCAAGAGCCTAAGACTGCACAAGCACACAGGGCATTTTGTGTGCTCCTTTGAAAGTCCCTCTCCTTAATGTTTGAATTAAAATACCTTCATATTCTTCGCTCTATAAAGTGCAAAGCAGTACTAAACTGATCAAATAGACACGTTTACTAGATTGTAAATATGAGGAAGGGACCCTCTGTTGTAAGATGGGATTGTCCTTGAATAGGACTCCCCAGGCactttcaatatatatattttttaaatatatataaatacacatatatatttgtgtgtgagCGGGTATACATTGAAATACTTTGGAGTTTTTTTGTTCCTGAGACATTATGCACTTCAGTTTTATAAAGAGGTTGGTAGCCATTTGCATTCAGCACAAATCAGTcattttaactgcagaaatcttttttaattatttttttaatccacctGGCTGCTATTTTGACTTGCTGTGCACCGTTTTATGTGCAATTGAGCGTATCGCGTTTCACAGTCTTCAAACATCCTCGCTTCCTGCCCCCACAACCTCTTTGAGATTAATGGATTAAATGTAATTTAGTAAGTAAATAATGTGAGGAGGGTTTAGTGACTTCAGCAAAGAGTAATTCTTCCTGCTCTAATGCACACACGCAGCACGAGTAGCCAGTGTTTAGCGTCAGCTGATGAGCTGATCAAGCTGCGAAACTAGTTTGTTTCTGTGGGGGAAAGGTTACCTTAGCGTAGGCAGAGCACTTGAAAAGGGAGATTTTCCTGTAACTGTTTTAAgagtatttccttttctgatcaGCCTAGCAAGAAttaaagttatttcaaattaaacGTAAGATTTTGCACATCCTGAAGGATAGCATTTAAAGAGGGGATCCCAATAATTGCTTAGCCCAATAATTGCACCTCTTATTAACCCACCATTTAAAGCTAAATCTAACAACAGcctgcttttaatatttttcagcagctgtgTTTCACAGCAGGTTTCCTATAGCTGCAAAGCTGCCCTCCTAAAGCACGTCAGAaggagcaccaggagctgcactGGCGACTGAGCTGTTCGCATGTCTTCTGCTCAACTCCAGACCACAGCCACACATTATATAAAGGAGGTGGGAGGTTAGGAAAAAGAGTTCAGCTGGCCTTGTTTGCCCACAAATAGTTTTACAGCCCTGCATAATGGAAACCAACAAACAAGACAGATtctggcagaggcagagcctgAATGGGGTCTGCTCCAAGGGCTGGGAGTGCTTCGGTCTGGCTTTGTCAGGCGGGTGCCAGCTTCAGCTTCATGCTggcaaaagaaatcaaagtgtAGAGCTGGGGCTAGCGTGTGACCTCTCTTTAGCTTTTGGACACTGGAAAATAGGGTTGACACAGCCTTTAGAAGAGCTCCCAGACCTTCACATGCACGAGTTTTACCGGTTTGTAAAGGGAAGTGTTAATGTCTGTCACTGCAGTTACGTATCCACGTGGAAGGCTAGGACCTGCCTGGAAAATCTGGGTTTGTAGATTCCCGTTCCAAGAATCAAGACATCTCCTATCAAAGTATGGGAAAGGTGTTTCCAAACCTATTTAGACACAGTCAGACACGCCTAAGAGACTCACAAGTTTGGCATTCCTAACCCAAAGAAGTGTGCTGTAGCTGAGAAACTGCAGTAAGAATGAAGTCTTTCCAAATTTTTCTCTCAGGGTGATGTGCAGCACCCATACAGATGCCTTGTTTTTGTGTTATCACTGTTGTACCGTGTAGTTTATTAGACTGAAATCATGAGCCCTTTATAGACCACAGTCaagcagagttttgttttttcatccgGAAAAGCTTTAACACTTCCTTATAAAGTAAAGTAACACAGCGTAGCTGCTTGTACTGTTTGATGATAATCTCTGATATGGAAAGTGGGCCTTAAATAGCATACATACCTATGGAAATTGTGGTTAATGACTTCTGATTCCAGCTACTTTATTAAGCAAATATGATGGGTGCGGACAAAGCAGATGAAtgacaagttaaaaaaatgaagagagacaTGGGGAAGGTTCTCAGAGTGAATTGGAAACTGCAGCAGTCCCCTCCAAGGGCTCGTGAAAGGCAAAAATCAACTTCAGCtacaatatttttgaatttgtaTACAAGGAGCtatcaaatttaaaatttggCATCTTTTATAACTTGTCCTTCCAAGTTAGAGTCAAGTAAGGTTGAGTTtatgttgtgtgtgtttgttttttttttttaaatgaagaccAAGACACTTTTATATTTCACGCTTttattaatgcaatttaaattaGGCTGGAACCTTTAATTTCTGAATATGCCACTTTGGGCTATTCATACAGCTTTGTTGTAGCAAAAGAGGTACCTTAAATTCATCTGTGAATGAATGATGCCACATGCTgtgattatttaaaacatagtGCTTCAGTGAAagttcaaatatattttatacacagtgattatgaaaatatattttttccgtacaatattttacttctgctagctagaaaataagataaagaaaaataattcatttatttctctagcCCTAAGAATCTTCTTCTTCTGCAACATATACATCACTCAATGAAAGCGATGAGGTGGGAGACAGGACTCCAAAATCAAAGTATTTCCCTACAGCTATATTTCACCAAGGCTATGGTGTTGTCCTCGAGACAGCTCAAGAAGCCAGGGaatccagaaggaaaagaaatcctaaTTCCAAACCACATGGCTGTAGGATTTTGAGTCCTGGAAGTTCACGTGATATGCCTGAGTCAACCCAACTTGAAAGTAAGGGAGAATCCTGCACTTCTCCCCAAACAATTCATAAACCGTTCCTAAACTAACCTTTATAGATCGATggcaaagcagcattttcataGCAACTACTGAGACAGTATGACTTCTGTTCAGAGGACAGCAAATCTGCATCTAAAAGGCAACACACTGAAGTAACTGCAACTCAAAACCACTGCTAACAGTATCACATTCTCTAAGTTTTAGGATACGTTTGTTCTTAACTTCCAGTAACAGCGGCATTTCCTTAGATTCAATGTTAGTTGTAACTTTGGGGTATTTTAAGCAAGCATCTGAGGTATGAGTTCTTgatgcacctttttttttttggtatagtTTCTTCATGTGCTTTTTGATTGTATAGAAAATAAACGTTTTGTTAGATGAGAACTAGATTGATACTACAGCGGAAACAGCTTATTAAACAAAGCGCACCACCACttaaagaaatgctgagagGCTTTCTGCACTGCTGAAGTCATAGTTCCATACTTGCTCGCAGGTAAAGCAGTTGTGGAAAGGGCGCTCTGCCCCATGCAAGAGGCTTTTACAGCCACTTCAAGCAGGCCCAAAGTGGTATATTAAGATCTGGCTGGGAAAAGGATTATGCTCATGCTTTCAAGGATTCAGTGTACAACAGTATTTGCATAGTACATTGAGGCGAAAGGGGTGCCATTTATTCATATACTGGAGTCACGACGGGAGAAAGGAGTAAGTGCTGTGGCCCCAATGCCTATCTCTACTTTGGTGAGAGTGGATTGTATTGTCTTACACACATTTAACTTCCCACAAAGAATGAAACATCGACAGGTACTCCAGGTTGGGAGTGGATAGGACAATTAAAAGCAACAGCATGTTTCTTAGCAGCTGTGATTGATAGTGCAATTTTATACTAACACAGAAAGGATTAAGTAAGCCAGACAACTTTTGATTGGGGTGTTTCCGTTATAACTCAGTCTGCTGTGTACGCAGATCCCTTCAGTGGAAGTGGCTTCCACAGCACATTTTAGATGACGATAAAGCTGTTCTATACCTGAATTCTAACTACTACAAGGCAATACATTACCTATGATGACAGTTAACTACTGTTTTCACCCCAGAAGAAAAGAGTACCTGAAAACAGCCTGTGGACATTGTCTAAACCACATCGGTCATTTAATACACTGTGCATGAATGAAGAAACTAACCGTAAATACACTAACTGTAATAACTGTAAACCTGAACTTCGTTGCTACTATACATGAATAACATCTATTCATATTGCAGCTACAGATTTAATAAATAGAATTGCATATATTGTGCTTTATAAATTAAAACGCATTCCAAAGTGAGGCAATGCTAAACAatgaatctaaaaaaaaaaaaaaaaacaaaccacaaacatTCTGGTCCTAGAACCAGCCCCCTTCCTCACTCTGTTCAGAGGCAGAAACAGTAGCTATTTCTACCTCTTCAGTTAAAGCTCCCTCCCCAAAAAAGTGATCAAAGAGTTTACTTAGGCACTACTGCAAATATAAGTCATCTAATAACCATTACTTCTAACTTAAGAAGGGGAGGAGGTGAAGAAAGTCACAAATGTTTTGATTCCTTCCTCTTCAGCATATTCTCTTTCCTATCTGACGCTCTGAGACATGTGCAAAGGTGTCAGCATCTCTTCAAAAATAGCTCCTTTTACATTAGATCCCCTCAAATTAGCTTCTTGTAGATCACAACCTGAAAGATCACAAttctaaagaacaaaaaaaaattaagtattagTTGAATATGTACAGAACTCTGATCAAAACCTTACCTTAACTTTATTTATACAGAAGTCATGTCCACTTCTATGATTTCAATTTCCTTTAGTGTATCACTCTAGTGTAGTTTGAGTTATTTCTTGTAAGAGAGTGGTTGCTTTTCATGGTAAAAGCTGGATTTATATTAAGTTGTTAGACTTACACTCTTGATATCAAATTACCTTCCAGGAGTTACTACTGCTTGTTAAGCAAAGCTGGAAGAAAGCTGCCTCTTGAAATCTCATCAGATATTACACTGAATGCTTCTCTAGAACTTGAGGAAGAACTGCTAATGTACATAGCTTGAAATGAGCTAGTTTGTCTTTCTACAGCAACAGTGAGAGGAGTGTACGATGTGCCAACAGTTGGGTAAGATTCCAATATTACTCTACAAATGACGTACcaggagaaaatacaaacaaaacaggcaaCTGCATTTCTCCTCGGTGTTGGCATGACCTCACACTAAGAGTTCGGTTTAGCAGTATTTCCAGGCTTCACTTCGGAGAAGATGCATGCCATTCCTGTGGCTTTGAGACACTGCAAATCCAAGACTTCAGATATCTTCCAAACTGAGGCAAGAATGAAATAGGATTCTCTAGGTGATCCATATCTCACTAAGACTAATGAAAAGACTACTACATTCTGTCTAGTATGGAGGTGGAGAATCAGCCAAAAACCCCCAAAATTTTTATCAGTTGACTATTTAGTATATAGAATTAATTATAACTCACTTCCAAATCAGTTCCTGCCAAAGTTGCTCCTCTAAGATTACAGTTTTTTAGTTTCgcatttttcagtgttgcaaCTCTGAGATTAATTCCTGTCATTTGACTGCCTTCCATGTCAACGCCTTTCAGGTTAGCACCtagaatacaaaaaaagaagtaatttttacCAAGAAGAACAGTCAGAAACACAGGAACTCCAGAAAGATGCTTGCTCAGAGCCATGTAAATTGATAGAGGTCAACGCAGAACTTAGAGTTTAATGGTTATATAGTCAAACTCAATCCTGCATACATGGCCTCTTCTCATGTAAAGATGAATTGCACAAACCACGGCTGAATCTGCCATATGGAACTAAAAATATATGTGGTTCTGTTTCCAAACAGGCAGAACTCCTTACCTTCCAAATTAGCTTTAAGGCCTGATGGATCTTCAAAATTGCACCCTTTTAGAGATGCTCCTTCTGCATTGGAACACAGCATCTTTACCCCTTGGAGGTTTGCACACTGATGGAGATAAATGCATGAATGAGATTCATGAACAATGCCAAAAAATAGTCAGCTTATGGTCTTAATTTCTGTTTAGGAAGTCAATCTATTAAAGCACAACAGCCTTGTTACTGTGAGACAGTGTAAAAACGTGCTACACTATTACTTCTCCATCATCAGGACAGCATGTAATTCTCTCCCACTGCCTTTCTTGTCTCCCCTTCTTCCCTACAGAtgtgcagggtttttttttgcttattaaGATAGCttctaaaagcttttgaagTGATCTAACTAGAATAGTATCAGAAATATTGAAGAACTATGTTTTACATTCATCTGCTTGTTCCAATTCCCCTTTCcttaaaataaggaaaggatAACCCAGACTTTCCTAGACATAATTCTTACTTACATCGAGCACCGATCCAGAGAGGTCAGCTCTTTCAAGATTTGCACAGCATAAGTTGGCATGCGCTAGGTTGCAACGGCTTAGGTTAGCCATCTTGAAGTTTATATAGCGAAGATCTAGTCGTGAAAGATCTGCTCCACTGAAATTGAGaccctaaaaacaaaaaccccaaaagttacagaaaatgagGTGTAGCTCAGAACACAAGAAGTTAAAAGACTCGCACACAAAGATATAAGTACACAGATACACAAAACAGGACCATCTATTCTACTACGTAAGACTAATGCAAATGCAGAGCTCTAAAGCACTGGCTTAGGTTATTCAATCACATCTTACATTTAAATAGAACAGCTTAACAAACTTCCTCCAGGAAAACTTCaacttgaagaagaaaagctgtccAAACATCACATTCAAATTTCCTACTAAAGTCACTCTGCCACAACTTGGACtcaaaattcaattaaaaagagaaggtgGGGAAGCATTTGAACTGTGTGTTATTTGTCATATGCTGCAGGATATTTCACCACCTGACACCAATACTACAAAATGAGACAAAGTCTGCATTTTCGCACCTGACATCGCAGCTCAGACTTGGTTGGGGTTGCCAGCAGGAATCGCACAAACTCTTTTCGAGATATAGGGGAATGATCCTCTGCTGGCTGTGAATTCTGTTGAGAGAGTTGTTTAAGAGCTAATACAGATAGAACTATATTATATATTGCCTGGAAGAACAGGACATGCACGTTCATGTATAAAAGCAAGCAAGTTACCTTAATAGCTATTTCTAGATGCTCAATTAGTGAATCGATACCAAAAAACCTGGCTTCTTCCAAAACACCTAACAAGACAAAGCAGTATTTGTTAATTACGAGGAGCCATTAAACAAGATACCACTCTTCCCTTACAGGCCAAG is part of the Cygnus atratus isolate AKBS03 ecotype Queensland, Australia chromosome 27, CAtr_DNAZoo_HiC_assembly, whole genome shotgun sequence genome and encodes:
- the KCTD9 gene encoding BTB/POZ domain-containing protein KCTD9 isoform X2; the encoded protein is MRRVTLFVNGSPRNGKVVAVYGTLSDLLSVASNKLGIKATSVYNGKGGLIDDIALIRDDDVLFVCEGEPFIDPQTDARPHEELTGSHTDWLTLNVGGRYFTTTRSTLVNKEPDSMLAHMFKDKDAWGNKQDHRGAFLIDRSPEYFEPILNYLRHGQLIVNDGINLLGVLEEARFFGIDSLIEHLEIAIKNSQPAEDHSPISRKEFVRFLLATPTKSELRCQGLNFSGADLSRLDLRYINFKMANLSRCNLAHANLCCANLERADLSGSVLDCANLQGVKMLCSNAEGASLKGCNFEDPSGLKANLEGANLKGVDMEGSQMTGINLRVATLKNAKLKNCNLRGATLAGTDLENCDLSGCDLQEANLRGSNVKGAIFEEMLTPLHMSQSVR
- the KCTD9 gene encoding BTB/POZ domain-containing protein KCTD9 isoform X1 gives rise to the protein MRRVTLFVNGSPRNGKVVAVYGTLSDLLSVASNKLGIKATSVYNGKGGLIDDIALIRDDDVLFVCEGEPFIDPQTDARPHEELTGSHTDWLTLNVGGRYFTTTRSTLVNKEPDSMLAHMFKDKDAWGNKQDHRGAFLIDRSPEYFEPILNYLRHGQLIVNDGINLLGVLEEARFFGIDSLIEHLEIAIKVTCLLLYMNVHVLFFQAIYNIVLSVLALKQLSQQNSQPAEDHSPISRKEFVRFLLATPTKSELRCQGLNFSGADLSRLDLRYINFKMANLSRCNLAHANLCCANLERADLSGSVLDCANLQGVKMLCSNAEGASLKGCNFEDPSGLKANLEGANLKGVDMEGSQMTGINLRVATLKNAKLKNCNLRGATLAGTDLENCDLSGCDLQEANLRGSNVKGAIFEEMLTPLHMSQSVR